The Bernardetia litoralis DSM 6794 genome includes a window with the following:
- a CDS encoding GNAT family N-acetyltransferase, producing MNIQIFEGIPSENLEHAFLIRRIVFIEGQDVPEEDDFDGLDEASMHILAIDENEKAIGTARFRVTEKHKDNSAKKIKLERFAVLEEDRGKKVGQKMVEFSLEQIQKKEEYKTVEMIYLHAQLAAVSLYERCGFKKEGDIFDESGILHYKMILITT from the coding sequence ATGAATATTCAGATTTTTGAAGGCATTCCATCAGAAAATTTAGAGCATGCTTTTTTGATTCGCAGAATTGTTTTTATTGAAGGGCAAGATGTTCCTGAAGAAGATGATTTTGATGGATTAGATGAAGCATCAATGCATATTTTGGCAATAGATGAGAATGAAAAAGCAATCGGAACGGCTCGTTTTAGAGTAACTGAAAAACACAAAGATAATTCTGCTAAAAAAATAAAACTAGAACGTTTTGCTGTTTTGGAAGAAGATAGAGGAAAAAAAGTAGGACAAAAAATGGTAGAATTTTCACTAGAGCAAATTCAAAAAAAGGAAGAGTACAAAACTGTAGAAATGATTTATTTACATGCTCAACTGGCTGCTGTTTCCTTGTATGAACGTTGTGGATTCAAAAAAGAAGGAGATATTTTTGACGAAAGTGGAATTTTGCATTATAAAATGATTCTGATAACTACATAA
- a CDS encoding DUF4293 domain-containing protein, which produces MIQRIQSIFLLMVSILMGLTVFLPIWGKVDGANKIEINAIQMTQTLGDVVTEQTTIYLAIIAGLAAILAFGNIFNFKNRRFQMKIALFGTLLIAIFIGVATFLTYQAQEVFSPEIGGTMAYGYYLPVAAILFNWLSVRFIKKDEDMVRSADRLR; this is translated from the coding sequence ATGATTCAACGTATTCAAAGTATTTTTTTATTAATGGTTTCTATCTTGATGGGACTTACAGTTTTTCTTCCTATTTGGGGGAAAGTAGATGGAGCAAATAAAATTGAGATAAATGCTATCCAAATGACACAAACTTTAGGCGATGTAGTTACAGAACAAACAACAATTTATCTTGCTATTATTGCAGGATTAGCTGCTATTTTAGCTTTTGGAAATATTTTTAATTTCAAAAATCGTCGTTTTCAAATGAAAATAGCTTTATTTGGGACTCTTCTTATTGCCATTTTTATTGGAGTTGCTACCTTTCTAACTTATCAAGCACAAGAAGTTTTTTCTCCTGAAATCGGAGGAACTATGGCGTATGGTTATTATTTACCTGTTGCAGCTATTTTATTTAATTGGCTTTCTGTTCGTTTTATCAAAAAAGATGAAGATATGGTGCGTAGCGCAGATCGTTTGAGATAA
- the porV gene encoding type IX secretion system outer membrane channel protein PorV translates to MQIRKVLAAILGCLIMNSVYSNFNTASAQVSVSGSEVITTGVPILLVGPDSRAAGMGDLGAATSPDANSIHWNPSKIAFIENDWSFGVSYSPWLQKLVNDMWLGYVSGVKRISKTQTVGVSFRYFDMGDLQFTNASGVPLESFNPREAMIDATFAQQLSDKLSIAGTFRFIHSNLAGNITNNTVVSNVKPANTGAVDVSMFYKSKLNFKSFEGDWALGLNISNIGAPVTYNAAAQQDYLPANLRLGTAFNAEFDEFNKLTLAFDVSKLLVPTPDNTITSGQNDPVLSSIFKSFGDAPGGFSEEVKEMIFAVGAEYWYADLIALRGGYFHENEEKGNRRYFTLGLGLRYQVFGFDFAYLIPNQQQHPLADTIRFSLLFNINKGDKLDAPKEGLN, encoded by the coding sequence ATGCAAATACGTAAAGTTCTTGCAGCCATTTTAGGTTGCTTAATAATGAATTCTGTTTATTCAAATTTTAATACAGCTTCAGCTCAAGTTTCTGTTTCAGGTTCAGAAGTAATCACAACTGGTGTTCCTATTTTATTAGTAGGTCCTGATTCTCGTGCTGCTGGTATGGGAGATTTGGGAGCTGCTACTTCGCCTGATGCCAATTCAATACATTGGAATCCATCAAAGATAGCTTTTATTGAAAATGATTGGTCATTTGGAGTTTCTTATTCTCCTTGGCTACAAAAATTAGTCAATGATATGTGGTTGGGTTATGTAAGTGGTGTAAAACGCATTTCCAAAACTCAAACGGTAGGTGTTTCTTTCCGTTATTTTGATATGGGTGACCTTCAATTTACGAATGCTAGTGGTGTTCCATTAGAGAGTTTCAATCCTCGTGAAGCTATGATTGATGCTACTTTTGCACAACAATTATCTGATAAGTTGAGTATTGCTGGTACATTTCGTTTTATTCATTCTAATTTAGCAGGAAATATAACCAATAATACTGTTGTCAGCAATGTTAAGCCAGCTAATACAGGTGCTGTTGATGTTTCTATGTTTTATAAAAGTAAATTGAATTTCAAAAGTTTTGAAGGTGATTGGGCATTGGGTTTGAATATCTCAAATATTGGTGCGCCAGTAACTTATAATGCAGCAGCACAACAAGATTATTTGCCTGCAAATTTGCGTTTAGGAACAGCTTTTAATGCAGAATTTGATGAGTTTAATAAATTAACACTTGCTTTTGATGTAAGCAAATTACTTGTTCCGACTCCTGATAATACGATTACAAGTGGACAAAATGACCCTGTTTTGTCTTCTATTTTCAAATCTTTTGGAGATGCTCCTGGTGGTTTTAGTGAAGAAGTAAAAGAAATGATTTTTGCAGTAGGTGCAGAATATTGGTATGCTGATTTGATTGCGCTTCGTGGTGGGTATTTTCATGAAAATGAAGAAAAAGGAAATCGTCGTTATTTTACGCTAGGTTTGGGTTTGCGTTATCAAGTTTTTGGTTTTGATTTTGCTTATTTGATTCCTAATCAACAACAACATCCTTTGGCTGACACAATTCGTTTTTCTCTTTTATTCAATATTAATAAAGGTGATAAATTAGATGCTCCAAAAGAAGGTTTGAATTAA
- the pyrF gene encoding orotidine-5'-phosphate decarboxylase, with translation MNRTKLISQIKAKESYLCIGLDSDITKIPAHLLNAQDPIFEFNKQIIDATEKYAVSYKINTAFYEALGTKGWESLQKTIDYLPKDIFIIADAKRGDIGNTSSQYAKAFFENLNCDAVTVAPYMGEDSVKPFLEIKDKWTILLALTSNSGAQDFEMLELKNGKKVYEEVLEKSQNWGTDENLMYVVGATKAEYIENIRKIIPNHFLLVPGVGAQGGNLAEVSKAGMTKECGLLINSSRQIIYASKDKDFAEMAAKKAQEIQQEMAIQLSVTK, from the coding sequence GTGAATCGTACAAAACTCATTTCTCAAATAAAAGCTAAAGAATCGTACCTCTGTATTGGTTTGGATAGTGATATTACAAAAATTCCTGCTCATCTTCTGAATGCACAAGACCCAATTTTTGAGTTTAATAAACAGATTATTGATGCAACAGAAAAATATGCTGTTTCTTATAAAATAAATACTGCTTTTTATGAAGCTCTAGGAACAAAAGGATGGGAAAGCCTTCAAAAAACTATTGATTATCTACCAAAAGATATTTTTATTATTGCTGATGCAAAACGTGGCGATATTGGAAATACTTCTAGTCAATATGCAAAAGCATTTTTTGAAAATCTAAATTGTGATGCTGTTACGGTTGCGCCTTATATGGGCGAAGATTCGGTAAAACCTTTCTTAGAAATAAAAGATAAATGGACAATTTTGTTAGCTCTTACTTCAAACTCTGGTGCGCAAGATTTTGAAATGTTAGAACTCAAAAATGGTAAAAAAGTCTATGAGGAAGTATTAGAAAAAAGCCAAAATTGGGGAACAGATGAAAATCTAATGTATGTAGTAGGTGCAACAAAAGCAGAATATATTGAGAATATTCGTAAAATAATTCCAAATCACTTTTTGTTAGTTCCAGGGGTTGGGGCGCAAGGTGGAAATTTGGCAGAAGTATCAAAAGCAGGAATGACTAAAGAGTGTGGACTTTTGATAAACTCTTCTCGTCAGATTATTTATGCCAGCAAAGACAAAGATTTTGCAGAAATGGCAGCCAAAAAAGCACAAGAAATTCAACAAGAAATGGCTATTCAGTTATCAGTAACAAAGTAA
- a CDS encoding MBL fold metallo-hydrolase, translated as MLSLATTLILRQDKFGKLPSGERLERIKKSPNYRDGAFQNIHHTLELSEEASYYSILKEFIFGDKSRVSPTDKIPSTKIDLHSLDKNENILVWFGHSSYFMQIDGKTILVDPVLSGYASPFSFSVKAFNGTDAYTTNDIPEIDYLFISHDHWDHLDYETLLKLKPKIKTIFCGLGVGAHFEHWGFDLNKIHEEDWNTKIKLDDNFEVHTVPARHFSGRGFKRNQALWTSFVLKTPTMQIYIGGDSGYDTHFKEIGDKFGSFDLVILENGQYDKSWKYIHMMPKEVLKAAKNLNAKSLFPVHSSKFALANHPWNEPLTKVTNLNQNLETPFLVVTPIIGQKVEIKNLNQSFENWWEGLK; from the coding sequence ATGCTTTCACTTGCCACAACACTTATTTTAAGACAAGATAAATTTGGAAAACTTCCCTCTGGAGAGCGTTTGGAACGTATCAAAAAATCGCCTAATTATAGAGATGGTGCTTTTCAAAATATTCATCACACACTTGAACTTAGCGAAGAGGCTAGTTATTACAGCATACTAAAAGAATTTATTTTTGGAGATAAAAGTCGTGTTTCTCCTACTGACAAAATTCCTTCTACCAAAATTGATTTGCATTCTTTAGATAAAAATGAAAACATTTTAGTTTGGTTTGGACACTCTTCTTATTTTATGCAAATTGATGGAAAAACGATTCTAGTTGATCCTGTTCTCAGTGGATATGCTTCTCCTTTTTCATTTTCTGTGAAGGCTTTTAATGGCACAGATGCCTATACAACCAACGATATTCCAGAAATAGATTATCTTTTTATTTCTCATGACCATTGGGACCATTTGGATTATGAAACACTTTTAAAATTAAAACCTAAGATTAAAACTATTTTTTGTGGTTTGGGAGTGGGCGCACATTTTGAACATTGGGGATTTGATTTGAATAAAATTCATGAAGAAGATTGGAATACAAAAATCAAATTAGATGATAACTTTGAGGTTCATACTGTTCCAGCTCGTCATTTTTCGGGACGTGGTTTTAAGCGAAATCAAGCTCTTTGGACTTCATTTGTCTTAAAAACTCCAACAATGCAAATTTATATTGGTGGCGATAGTGGCTATGATACACATTTCAAAGAAATAGGTGATAAATTTGGCTCTTTTGATTTGGTAATCTTAGAAAATGGGCAATATGATAAAAGTTGGAAATACATTCACATGATGCCTAAAGAAGTTTTAAAGGCAGCAAAAAATTTGAATGCAAAGAGTTTATTTCCTGTTCATTCCTCCAAATTTGCACTTGCAAATCATCCTTGGAATGAACCATTGACAAAAGTTACAAATCTTAATCAAAATTTAGAAACTCCTTTTTTAGTGGTAACTCCAATTATTGGACAAAAAGTAGAAATTAAAAATCTAAATCAGTCTTTTGAAAATTGGTGGGAAGGATTGAAGTAA
- a CDS encoding O-antigen ligase family protein: MNPSKWLWLASLALLPFLFAKTGQTQVDSVLFRTAIWSVANFLILALSFKEISFSIFKKIGVLSFLGYASVAILSYLLVHFLYSPYQMEGISEIVRLINSFFSIIFSIHFIKKEENTLSLLAKIISLQAVILAIIGILQTMGVLENCADGVAPCGFLVNRNLFGSYLVLGLPFILLGFHNTIKNKDRIKNNFVNVVFYLTGISIILNGIYLSQTRSAYVATAFIGLVYGLYFLLNLRFLYVALVILFFGSIGGFTFYQYSILNPDNFNQNSKEKSWRDLTKTDSQAERLLMWEKTISMIKENPILGVGFQNWKYQIPKYTLEGLRSEKNEVNAQRPHNDYLWIAAESGIITLLFYLFLMGYLIYIGIKHKSILVLVVFAFLIDSIFSFPKERIVHTLILATSIGIILRDDKKLFHKNSTQKEEVSEIKQEEKIILETPKPTKKQKKKKKNIQNQTQKVPQKPQIILPSIKAIPNYFAYSSLLILGICFYVSFVQNRDKAKTINLLSYNQSRNFKAVLPLADQLNSYFVPSDYFINSIYMHKGYAYLNLQNPKAAKENYLKGLEQMPYSIALLKQVAVLYQNEKKYDSAIFHYDKMQKIIPHLPETYQQIYNNYLLKGDTLNAKKMIEKCPAPCK; the protein is encoded by the coding sequence CTTTAAAGAAATTTCTTTTTCTATCTTCAAAAAAATAGGTGTACTTTCTTTTTTGGGATATGCTTCAGTAGCTATTTTGAGTTATTTGCTGGTTCATTTTTTATATTCTCCCTATCAAATGGAAGGAATTTCTGAAATTGTACGATTGATTAATTCCTTTTTTTCTATTATTTTCTCTATTCATTTTATCAAAAAAGAAGAAAATACTCTCTCTTTACTTGCTAAAATTATTTCTCTACAAGCTGTTATTTTGGCAATAATAGGAATTTTGCAAACTATGGGAGTTTTAGAGAATTGTGCTGATGGAGTTGCGCCTTGTGGCTTTTTGGTTAATCGAAATCTTTTTGGTTCATATTTAGTTTTAGGACTTCCTTTTATCCTTTTAGGATTTCATAATACAATTAAAAATAAAGACAGAATAAAAAATAATTTTGTAAATGTAGTCTTTTATTTAACTGGAATAAGTATTATTCTGAATGGAATTTATCTTTCTCAAACTCGTAGTGCTTATGTTGCAACGGCATTTATAGGGCTTGTTTATGGTCTTTATTTCCTTCTAAATCTTCGTTTTTTGTATGTTGCTTTGGTTATTTTATTTTTTGGAAGTATCGGAGGATTTACTTTTTATCAATATTCTATCCTAAATCCTGATAATTTCAATCAGAATTCAAAGGAGAAAAGCTGGAGAGACTTAACAAAAACTGACAGCCAAGCAGAACGACTTTTGATGTGGGAAAAAACAATTTCTATGATAAAAGAAAATCCTATTTTGGGTGTAGGTTTTCAAAATTGGAAATATCAAATCCCCAAATATACCTTAGAAGGACTCCGAAGTGAGAAAAATGAAGTCAATGCACAACGTCCTCACAATGATTATTTATGGATAGCTGCCGAAAGTGGAATTATTACGCTTCTATTTTATCTTTTTTTGATGGGATATTTGATTTATATAGGAATAAAACACAAATCTATTTTGGTGCTTGTTGTTTTTGCTTTTTTGATTGATTCTATTTTTTCTTTTCCAAAAGAACGAATTGTACATACGTTGATTTTGGCTACCAGTATCGGAATTATTTTGAGAGATGATAAAAAATTATTTCATAAAAATTCAACCCAAAAAGAAGAAGTCTCAGAAATAAAACAAGAAGAAAAAATAATCTTAGAAACTCCTAAACCAACTAAAAAACAGAAAAAGAAGAAGAAAAATATTCAGAACCAAACTCAAAAAGTACCTCAAAAGCCTCAAATTATTCTGCCTTCTATCAAGGCAATTCCAAATTATTTCGCTTATTCTAGTTTATTAATTTTGGGAATTTGTTTTTATGTTTCCTTTGTTCAAAACCGAGATAAAGCCAAAACAATTAATTTACTTTCTTATAATCAAAGTCGAAATTTTAAGGCTGTTTTGCCTTTAGCCGACCAATTAAACAGCTACTTTGTGCCTTCTGATTATTTTATAAATTCAATTTATATGCACAAAGGATATGCGTATCTAAACTTACAAAACCCAAAAGCTGCAAAAGAAAATTATCTAAAAGGACTAGAACAAATGCCTTACAGTATTGCACTTTTAAAGCAAGTTGCTGTGCTTTATCAGAATGAAAAAAAGTATGATAGTGCTATTTTTCATTATGATAAAATGCAAAAAATTATTCCACATCTTCCAGAAACCTATCAACAAATTTATAATAATTATCTTTTGAAAGGAGATACTTTAAACGCAAAGAAAATGATAGAAAAATGCCCTGCACCTTGCAAATAG